GCAATTTGTGTTTTAATAGTCCTCCAGTTATTGAGATGCATGGTTAAATCTGACAACCAGTGGGGTAAATGCACTGCATCTTTTGGATAAATGGATGCTACCTGTAAAGAACTAATACATTGTAGAAGTTATGATTGGCCTATATGCCAACAAACCTTTGACAATATAAGCTGTTTAGCAAGAGGTCTGCCATGCCAAGGGTCCAGGCCACCCTCATCCCCGCATATGGTGGCATGCAGCCGAAGTAGAGAATCTCATTCCACTGAACAGAAGCCAAATTATTCCTTGACTCTGCCTTCCAGGATGTGGATAAACACACCACAACCATACTTAATGAGGAGTAAAGACATTTATTGATTTTCATGAACTATCTGCCATTCTGTCATAGGTAACTCCAGCCATGTACTGTTTAAATTGcttcttttctaaataaaatagcaaCCTGCAATACATGTGTTTTATTACTACTGGAGTACAATATTCTATCATCTACTTTCAGCTACCAATGACAAGACTATTCTTCCCAGAGATGTATTACCACTATTCTACTTGCTTTGTTATTACATGAATTTAAGGAAAATAGTAACTTCTTAGCATTTTGATAACTAGTTGCAGGTATGTATAAAAAGCTTATTTTagcaaagaatatatatagaGTTTCCTGGCATTTTGCTAGAAGAAATGAAGGCATTAAGGgttgatttttatttacatttttctaaagaaaagctGATGAGAGACTCTGTCCTGAACCAGAGTTTTCTGTCTTTGCTGGGAGAAGGCCAGACCTGGGAGAGAAGGCTCACTGTAAATCAAGAGGCAGGGAGACTCAGAATCAGATGAATGGAATACTCAGGGTGTATCTTTGTAAGAGTAAAAAGGGCAGGGGATACAAGGAAATCATCCCATTTGTTACAAACCTGGATAACAGTTCCTTGCTCTTATTGGAAGTACATTAAGTTTGCTTAAAatacaaatgagaaagaaaaaacctTACACTTCCTAAACATAAATGTTTATGGGAATGATTACAAGTGAAAGTATAAAAATTTTGTTTGATTCTATGTACATTATTAACAATGCAACATTATAGGAAGAATAAAAGTTGCAGAGTGAGACAGATCagggtttgaattctggctctgaCAATTACTAAATGTGTGAATCTGGccaatttttaatttctctggttTTCAGCTTATAGGGCTATTACAAGGATTTGATATAAAAATTTGGGATATGACTTATAAAGGGTAGGTGATCAACAGACAGGTATTCAAGTATTAAAATAAACTGATGCTTAGAGAACTGGTGTGGGTGTGCAGTTTGCCTAGTTGGATTGAGAGTTATACCACTTGGTCTCAATCTCAATAACTAACTTCTATTATTTTGCCTACATGTTAAAAAACTATAAATTGCTTGCTGTTTCCCCAACCTTTCCACGACACATGAAATATGAAAGAGATAGAAGTAAAAAGAACAAACATTCCcctaaaaaataattcatatagACATAACACCTTAgtgaaagccaaaaaaaaaaaaaaaaaaaattgcttaaagAGTTTGATTTCACTTACAGTGAAGTAAAGAATAGTATCACCATTTATTCATTTGATCTTGTTTCTTCCTCATACTACCATAGCATTTCAAAGTAACATATTATTTATTGTTAGTAAAGTGTTAcaaatttgtttttctatgtTAAAGTTCCTCTGCATTTACCAGAATGCAGCAGACTACTTTAGCTAAAGATCCAGAGCAATAAAACTTGTCCAGTGCAATatgatcattttaataatattctaCTCTTGGAATGCAGTTATAAAGATAGATGATGGCCACTGAGtgctatttacaaaacaaaaatggcTCTCATACAATCTTAAAGATGCAAAAAACTCAGCAactgaaaatatgttttaaaaaattcctatatTCCACAAGTCGATTTTACATACCTGAGAATTTTCTTAGGAATCTGTGATGGAGATGAGtgactccttttcttcttctctgagtCCTGTAGTGACCCCTCCTCTGCTCCACCCTTCTCTGTGACTGCTGACTGCTCTGCCCTGGCTTTGCCCTGATCCATGCTGAGCTGGCCTTGGGCAGGGTCGCACCTGTACATGAAGACAATGGCTGGCTTCTCGCTggattctccttttgcctctgtGAACCAGTGATGGCGCTGAACTGGAGGAGGTGGCAGCATGTGGATGACTGTGCCATCCAGGCCCACCAGTTTCCCCTTCTCCCGGTCTTTTTCTTTGTCATCCTCCTCGTCTGTTTTCCGACGGCGGAAGAAACTTTTAAATGAGATCCAGCGTTTAGGTTTTGCATCAGCTGCCCGCCTGCTGCCTTCAGAGTGCAAAACTGATTCAGCTTCGGTTGACCTGGTCGGGCTGGTTGGCTTGGTCCAGTTGGTGAAATGCCTCTGCAAAAGGTTACTTGCATGGTAAGGGGAGGAGGTCGAGCGTGGTGGGGGAAAGGGGGCTAGTGGCTCGCTTTGGGGGTTCGTCACTAATTTGGAGGGAGGGGTGGTGACTGGCTTTGTGAGTGGATCTTTCTGTGGTTTGGTGGTAGGACTTTCTGTGGTCTGAGGTGCTTCAGCCTCAGCGCTGGGCTGGGACGTGAAGAGAGATTTGGGGCGCACCGGTGTACTCTTGGGTGTAGTCTTAGCAGCACCGGCATCAGGAGGAACTGCATAAAGCTCTTCTACACTGCAAGCTTTAGGGCCAGACTGGGGCATTTCTGGAGGAGACTGCGGGGGCTGGATAGAAGCCACAATCTGAGAAAGCACAGTGCTTGCTTTCTCTCGGGTGCTACTGCCACTGCCCACCCCCTGAGGCTCCTGAGTGCTTTCTGTTTTGGCCACAGGCTCTTGAGTGGTTCTCTGGAGCTTTGTTGGGGAGCTGTGGCTAGAACTGTAGCTTCTCTGTGGTGAAGACTGACTTCTGTTAAGACAGCTGTTAAACTCCTGAACCTTCTGAGCCACTGAGCCCCTTTTACGCTCTGTGCTGTTTGAAAACCCTTTAGCTTGGGGACATTCAGTGGGTTTGCTAGTAGTGTTATCAGACGCTTTGCTCTCAGTCTCTATTTCTTCGTAAGTGTGGCTTATTACACTTGTGGTTTTCTCCTTCACTGAAAGTTCTCCACTGGTTCCAAGAAAACTCTTGTAAATGGCTAGATTGTCATACGCATTTGGATTGATTACAATGGGAACTTTGATAGCATTTTTGGAACTCCGAGCATAAGTTGGCTCATCATGAATGATAATTGGAAAAGGTGGCATACCAGCATTGTTATAactgttaaattttatttcagacaAATTGGGTGACTTCACAGGGATGGTTTTGGAGGAAACATTTGTAGCTGTGGGTGAAGTAGGTGCTGATTTGTGACAGATTTTCCTTGGAGGGACATTTGGTCCAGTCCCACTGCTGATTAACTCCACCTTAGGTATCTTCTGTCGTGGACTGGTGCTGGAAGTCCATACTTCCTGGTAGCGAATGGCACTGGATTTTTGGAAATGGGCACTTATGTGTCCTGATGTCAATGCAGGTGATGTCACCGGAGAGTTTGGAGTAGAAGATGAGCTTTTAGTCTTGGGACTATTAGCATGGCCCTCAAGGTGCTCACTGGCCATAGCTGCTGACACATCCACGACAGTATATGGCTTGCACAAAGGCTGTTCCAGATTCACAACTCGGTAGGGCTTTGCTTGCTCTTCCACAGGAACAAGGTTTATGGTTACTGCCTGCCCAGCAATATCTGTAGAGGCTTTACTTTCTGGCTTCTCAGTCTGTACGGCAATCTTGCCATCCTTCTCTTCTAATCGGAGAGCAAGGACTGCTTTGTGTGTCTCTGGAACTTTTACCGAGCTTTTAGAGGCTTGTGAGGAGTCCTTCTCCTGATCATTACCAGAGAGGCTTTCATAATTGGGCTCACTTTCCTTCAAGTCCTTAGAATCTCCCGGGTTACCAGGAGCAATTCCCCCATTACAGATCTTCTGGGATAAACTGCTGGCTGTCTCAGAACGTGATTCTTCTGTTAAAGAGGAATCTGGGGATGTGGAGTCGGATGACACCATGCTCTGAGTGCTTCCTGGTCCATAGGAGACCACAGAATTCTCTTCATAACCATTCAGGATTTCATCATAACTGTCATCATAGTCTACAGCACAGATTCTTTGCAGAGATTTATTTCGCAGGGGGACAGTATTCCATTTTTTGTCCACGAAGAATCGTACCGGAGACAAAGTGTTTGCCCGAAAGTTGGCAAAGCGAGGTTGCCCTCTCATGCGAATCTCCATGGCCAGCAGTTCCTCATCACTTTCATCCCAGCTCTCGTGCTCCTCCTCCATGTTACTCAAAAGCACATCTTCCTCGCTCTCTTCACCACTAGAAAACTCTGGGTAACAGAATCGACCCCCTTCATTACTGATCACTTCTGTGCTCCCACTCAGAATAACGTGCTTGCCCTGAGTTTCCTTCATCCCGCCCATCATGCAACTTGGTGGAAGCTTCCTTTCCAGGGATCGTTTATAGCAATCATTTATTCTTCCTAAGAATGTCTCTCTGGAGTTagtctcattttcttttatttgaggGGTGGTATCCAAGCCTGCTATCTCCTTTAATACCTCAGTTAGTCCATTATTGTTATTTGAAATCTTCTTTGCACTATCATTATTCCCATAAGGCTTAGGGACATGGCTAAATCCTTCAACATcatcttcattattattattaagtggTTTCTGATTCATGGCCATCCTGTTTCGGTTCCATCCTATGACGACAGGTTTATTCTCACAGTGTTCTTGTATACTAAGCTCACCACACACACTTTGCCCATCTGCCACCATCATAGTCGGCTTCACGGCGATGGTGGGTTTTTTAGCCACAGGAGGCCGGAAGTTTCCAGTGTTCCTGATTCGGTGGTTGTTACTGTGGTTGGCATTAGTTTTATTGCCATGGGTGATGGGTGCCTTCTCAGGGTCTGGGGGCAGCTGGTGTAAACTTTTAGGTTTAAAGCAGTTCTTGCATTCACCAGGTTTCCAAACGTGTTCAGTAAAGGTATTACaagcagacatttttaaaaatagaacttcacAGACAATGCTCTCCTTTCAGTGCATGGCAAAACTTTCATCTGTTAGTTTTCACCTCCCCTGTGTTCCTTAGCAGCTCTTGTAAGTGTGATCAACCTGATGGCagaagggggagagaagaagaaaatctgAATGGAAAAGGTACTATGAGGTTTATTATGATGAATGATTAGAAAATATTGGCTCCTATTTTCCTTAaatcaaaagacagagaaataaccTAATTTGGTCACTTTATGAACTCTCTTTAGTTAATTAGCATTTTGAAATGCTAGTTTTTAAACCATAATTTTATGCATTCTCATTGAAcaaagtatgtatatataatatttcacTTGATGTCTCTGTGACAGTGATACTGTGAGCTTCGCCTCCTGGAAGTGAAACCATTCTTTCTGTTATCCTCCAACCTAAAACTTCTTAGTCCACTGTGGGTTCCTCTTCTTTCGCCTACCCTTTATGTTTGGATACCTCATAGAAACTCCTCAAACACAATGTATCCAGGactaatcttttggccacctctTTCCTCAACTGTTAAGATGCTTTTATACTCTAACCAGCCCTCCTCTACCCTCCAGGCCacctttttcctctgtttttatcCTAATTCAGCTACTGTCACTATCATCTACCTAGATAGCTAAGCTTCAACCTTCAGATCATCTTTGACACCTCTCCCCACACTTCTAACTGCACATCCTAAATCCTTTTGTAAATTAGTCTCGCCGACTTTATTTATTACATTTCACTGGAACTCCTTCCCATTATCAGACACTGCTGGTAGTTCACTCACACCATCTTTTGCCTAGATTCCTACAATAGGTTGTTAACTGATCTCCATGCCAGTAGCCTCACCAATCTAACCCCTCTACCTTTGTTACTCAAACTATGGTCCTTAGTAGAGTAGTATCAGCCTCATCTTGAAGGCTGTTAGAAATGTAGTATCTAAAGTCCAATCCCAGTCCTACTGCATCAGAATTTGCACTTAGTGAATTCTCAGGTGACTCCAACATTCTCTACTACTATCAGATTGTTTTTTCTATAATGCTAAAATGATCACCATATTACCTAGCTTAACTATTCTGTGGTTCAATATTACCTAATGCATTGGCTCCAAAATGTCAGATAGGGGTTGCTAGATGGGTaagaaccacctgggaaaacaCTCAAAGTCAGTCTCCTTAGGGAAGACTCCAGGAACCTGATCTTTAAACAAGTTCTCCAGGCAATTCTATGTACACTGAGGTGTTGGAACCTTTGAGTTATAGGATGAAATACAAGCCTCTTAGGTTTTCAGGATATAGTCCTTGCCTCCCTTCTAGCCTTATGTCTTAAAAATCAACTAGTCTTTTCAAACTCTAAATCCCACTGGGCTTGGCTACTCATTTCTCCTTGGTACCATCAAAGTCACTTAGACATATCTCCATGAAcaagcactttcacttttaactgtCTGTTTTCTCACTagtttttgaactttttaaagcCTGGGCTATATCTTGCTCATTTCTATGTATGTCTAATGTAAGGAgttggatgggcttccctggtggctcagtgataaagaatctgtctgccaatacaggagacataggtttgatccctgggtcaggaagagtccctggagaagaaatggcaacccactccagtactcctcctgggaaattccatggacagaggaggctagtgggctatattccacagggttgcagagactTAAGACATAACTTAGTAACTAGACAACAATAGCAAGGAGCTGGATAAACACTGGTTGATTAAATGTGCTAGTTTTGAggcttatcttaaaaaaaaaaaaaaatcgtgtggctctctctctcatctctctcttTGACACAGTGCTACAGACCTTCCCACTACATTCTTACATTTCCACTTTGGATATTATAATAATGCTGGCAGTGGGCATGTACATGTAAGAACTATTTTAATAGCTGGAAAGTTTAACTTCATTCATGGACAATGACAGTGACCAGAATCTCTGGTTTGTCAGAAACACAGTCTTTCGTCAAGTTTCAGCACAtttataagaaaggaaagaacattttCTTTAGCTAATATATACAAAGCTACATCCCTTGTAAACAACACTCACAGAGCACTCTGCCTCAGTGGAAGAAATGTAGACAAAGATCAAAGAATTCCACACAGAGAGTCCAATGACTTGGCCAAAATCTAAGTTCATTCTTTGCTGGAGATCATGGAATGTCTTTtttcaataaagttaaaatatatttttcaagggTTTGTTTGAAAGTATTTATTTACTCTTTCAAATGTTCTAAAAGCTATATCCTTTGGTTgataaaaccatttcttgctaTTCTTAGACTGAAACATTTTGAGCAAGGGGAACAATAGAATATAAAATTAGGCTGAAAAAGAGAGCAGGGTCCAGATCACGTGGGGCCTTTTATTGCCTTTTAAAGTAAAGAGTTTCCTAAGGGCAGTGGGAATCCACCACAGGGTTTTAAACAGGGAAACAACATGACATaatctgcatttaaaaaagaCAGCTTTGACCAAAAAACctgaaatacttaggtataagtCCAATATAGTATGTGCAAAATCTATATGCAAAAAACTAAAAGACTGATTAAagagatcaaagacctaaataaatagagaaatataTCAAGTTTTCTCAGtgttgttaagatgtcaattctccccaaattgcTCTGCAGATTCACTGTAATTCCAACCAAAATCTGAGAGGATTTTTTGTAGAAATCATcaagttgattctaaaatgtatatgggaAGGCCAAGAAACTAAAATAGCCGGAAATAATTtcagaaaagaacaaagttggaggactcataTTACCAGATTTCAAGACTTTTGTAGTAATCCTGAC
The window above is part of the Dama dama isolate Ldn47 chromosome 13, ASM3311817v1, whole genome shotgun sequence genome. Proteins encoded here:
- the PEAK1 gene encoding inactive tyrosine-protein kinase PEAK1 isoform X1; amino-acid sequence: MSACNTFTEHVWKPGECKNCFKPKSLHQLPPDPEKAPITHGNKTNANHSNNHRIRNTGNFRPPVAKKPTIAVKPTMMVADGQSVCGELSIQEHCENKPVVIGWNRNRMAMNQKPLNNNNEDDVEGFSHVPKPYGNNDSAKKISNNNNGLTEVLKEIAGLDTTPQIKENETNSRETFLGRINDCYKRSLERKLPPSCMMGGMKETQGKHVILSGSTEVISNEGGRFCYPEFSSGEESEEDVLLSNMEEEHESWDESDEELLAMEIRMRGQPRFANFRANTLSPVRFFVDKKWNTVPLRNKSLQRICAVDYDDSYDEILNGYEENSVVSYGPGSTQSMVSSDSTSPDSSLTEESRSETASSLSQKICNGGIAPGNPGDSKDLKESEPNYESLSGNDQEKDSSQASKSSVKVPETHKAVLALRLEEKDGKIAVQTEKPESKASTDIAGQAVTINLVPVEEQAKPYRVVNLEQPLCKPYTVVDVSAAMASEHLEGHANSPKTKSSSSTPNSPVTSPALTSGHISAHFQKSSAIRYQEVWTSSTSPRQKIPKVELISSGTGPNVPPRKICHKSAPTSPTATNVSSKTIPVKSPNLSEIKFNSYNNAGMPPFPIIIHDEPTYARSSKNAIKVPIVINPNAYDNLAIYKSFLGTSGELSVKEKTTSVISHTYEEIETESKASDNTTSKPTECPQAKGFSNSTERKRGSVAQKVQEFNSCLNRSQSSPQRSYSSSHSSPTKLQRTTQEPVAKTESTQEPQGVGSGSSTREKASTVLSQIVASIQPPQSPPEMPQSGPKACSVEELYAVPPDAGAAKTTPKSTPVRPKSLFTSQPSAEAEAPQTTESPTTKPQKDPLTKPVTTPPSKLVTNPQSEPLAPFPPPRSTSSPYHASNLLQRHFTNWTKPTSPTRSTEAESVLHSEGSRRAADAKPKRWISFKSFFRRRKTDEEDDKEKDREKGKLVGLDGTVIHMLPPPPVQRHHWFTEAKGESSEKPAIVFMYRCDPAQGQLSMDQGKARAEQSAVTEKGGAEEGSLQDSEKKKRSHSSPSQIPKKILSHVTHEVTEDFSPRDPRTVVVKQDGGGCTSVTPALHLPELEREEEKEDISDPLDLNPCSATYSNLGQSRAAMIPPKHPRQPKGALDDAIAFGGKTDQEAPNALQPTPPPLPKKMIIRANTEPLSKDLQKSLETTLCVMANPTYDIDPSWDASSAGSSVSYELKGLDAESYDSLERPLHKERRVPSAANSISSLTTLSIKDRFSNSTESLSSRRGPSGRQARSIQKPQRQALYRGLENREEVVGKIRSLHTDALKKLAVKCEDLFMAGQKDQLRFGVDSWSDFRLTSDKPCCEAGDAVYYTASYAKDPLNNYAVKICKSKAKESQQYYHSLAIRQSLAVHFNIQQDCGHFLAEVPKRLLPWEDPDAPEEEEDDMEATEEVKGEADGKSPDLGSEAESSSHKESQAVVSRKQRSHVVVITREVPCLTVADFVRDSLAQHGKSPDAYERQVCLLLLQLCSGLEHLKPYHVTHCDLRLENLLLVHYQPGGPTQGLGPTEPSPTPSCPTRLIVSNFSQAKQKSHLVDPEILRDQSRLAPEIITATQYKKCDEFQTGILIYEMLHLPNPFDENPELKEKEYTRADLPRIPLRSPYSRGLQQLASCLLNPNPSERILISDAKGILQCLLWGPREDLFQTFTASPSPAHRNTLLQNWLDIKRTLLMIKFAEKSLDREAGISLEDWLCAQYLAFATPDSLSCVVKILQPR
- the PEAK1 gene encoding inactive tyrosine-protein kinase PEAK1 isoform X2, with amino-acid sequence MSACNTFTEHVWKPGECKNCFKPKSLHQLPPDPEKAPITHGNKTNANHSNNHRIRNTGNFRPPVAKKPTIAVKPTMMVADGQSVCGELSIQEHCENKPVVIGWNRNRMAMNQKPLNNNNEDDVEGFSHVPKPYGNNDSAKKISNNNNGLTEVLKEIAGLDTTPQIKENETNSRETFLGRINDCYKRSLERKLPPSCMMGGMKETQGKHVILSGSTEVISNEGGRFCYPEFSSGEESEEDVLLSNMEEEHESWDESDEELLAMEIRMRGQPRFANFRANTLSPVRFFVDKKWNTVPLRNKSLQRICAVDYDDSYDEILNGYEENSVVSYGPGSTQSMVSSDSTSPDSSLTEESRSETASSLSQKICNGGIAPGNPGDSKDLKESEPNYESLSGNDQEKDSSQASKSSVKVPETHKAVLALRLEEKDGKIAVQTEKPESKASTDIAGQAVTINLVPVEEQAKPYRVVNLEQPLCKPYTVVDVSAAMASEHLEGHANSPKTKSSSSTPNSPVTSPALTSGHISAHFQKSSAIRYQEVWTSSTSPRQKIPKVELISSGTGPNVPPRKICHKSAPTSPTATNVSSKTIPVKSPNLSEIKFNSYNNAGMPPFPIIIHDEPTYARSSKNAIKVPIVINPNAYDNLAIYKSFLGTSGELSVKEKTTSVISHTYEEIETESKASDNTTSKPTECPQAKGFSNSTERKRGSVAQKVQEFNSCLNRSQSSPQRSYSSSHSSPTKLQRTTQEPVAKTESTQEPQGVGSGSSTREKASTVLSQIVASIQPPQSPPEMPQSGPKACSVEELYAVPPDAGAAKTTPKSTPVRPKSLFTSQPSAEAEAPQTTESPTTKPQKDPLTKPVTTPPSKLVTNPQSEPLAPFPPPRSTSSPYHASNLLQRHFTNWTKPTSPTRSTEAESVLHSEGSRRAADAKPKRWISFKSFFRRRKTDEEDDKEKDREKGKLVGLDGTVIHMLPPPPVQRHHWFTEAKGESSEKPAIVFMYRCDPAQGQLSMDQGKARAEQSAVTEKGGAEEGSLQDSEKKKRSHSSPSQIPKKILSHVTHEVTEDFSPRDPRTVVVKQDGGGCTSVTPALHLPELEREEEKEDISDPLDLNPCSATYSNLDEESIAQSHRTNKD